GACAACCTAGCAATGGTCCGGCCAGAATAAATATTAGTTCCACGTTATATCCAGTCATCCAATATAATAGTATGTAATATGCTACACGGCTTGCTCAGCTTCTTCTCTAGTGCACTTCCCAGCCCTACCGCagggaaataaattaaattaataaataattacatCGCTCTCTTTCAGGGGGTCATACTCACGGACTTCTTCACGGACACcatgtttaggcctctttcacacgaacgtcccgcatttgctccggatgcgtcgcatGTGTATTGAgggaaacccacgcgagtaggcacgcaactGCAGTCAGTTTTGAAAATCCACCtttgcttctaaatgtaagccacttTCCTAACtgtgttacatttagaccattttctacgcctaaaccaagcatagaaaatgatgaatgagactggCCTGCTGGCCCATCCACTccatgccatgcccacttttttagacctggcacgagcagggaagaagtcgcagattccgCCGCACCACGATACCACTTGGAATCGAAAcagagttcggtaaaaggtttttaacagtagaaattaatttcttaaGTTATTACCAGCAGTCTCATgcgactttgcaaagtaataacttcggctcataggagccaataaattctaatactgtacggagcattcACTCctgtattctaacaaagttttatgcaaattgactttggatgtttcagccGAAGTCGAGTCGCTCATCCCTGTTGGCCACCATTTAGAACGAAGACAAATGTCAGGGAAGAACCACAAAAGTTTCGGATTCACTGAAATTAGAATCCTTTGGGAAATTCGTAATGaatttgatttgtgtagaatggatttgctcttctctagggatggGTTGTTGCTGAGACAATACTAGCACAACATCCAATTAACTACCAATCACTCCTTATAGATGTCACAACAATAGCTCAACTTTCTCACAATTTCTCTCCAGTTAAAAATGTTGCATCTTGCATAAAAGTTACATTGTGGGACCAGCTTGTGCACAAATCACTGTAGTCCAGGTCTACAGACACAGGGCTATAATACAAAGTGAAAACGGAACAatactgttttaatttttttttttattattatcaccATTAGAAAGCACGTGAACATGATTTAACCTCTTTCCTACAGGAAGCTCTATGTGCTGAGCTTGAATCAATCCATCTTCATTGGATTGTCATTCTGTTTGATATTCCATCTACAAACTCAGACCAAAGTTCTCCTGACGTTGGCTACTGGCATATCTGCAGCCCCGAGCCCAAAATTCACATATAAATAACGTCATTATAAGTTAAAAGGTAAAATGCACAGTAATTCTCCTATGAGAGGTTCCTCCTTGATTATGTATTGTTAAGTGGCTCATGTTACCCTTCGATTAGCAGGTGCTCAACGTGTCCATCCAGTTTCATATTGTACCGATTCATGTCCAGTGctgatacagtaaaaaaaaaaaaaaaaaaaaaacattgagcaACAAAAAAGGAGCAAAGATCACAGTGTTCGCTCAATCCAATGTGAGATGTAATCCTCAATACAGAAAACTGAGAACTTCCAGTTATTCCAAGCAATTGTGAGATCTTATCCTAACCGAACACAGATTTGATAAGAAAGTGGTCAAGCACAGAAGATCCAGCTGCAGAACAGAGGATACGCTGTGGCATAAAGTCCAGTATTAAATGCAGAATGCCATGATACAGAGTCAAGTGGTTGTGCTGTAAGACAATGGCCCTACAGTTCAGTCTTCAGCTTGTGCATTAGATCTTGCTGGTCTATTTTCTCATTGAGTTCAAACCAACGATTGAAAGCCAAAAGAGCCACATTTTTTGCCGCAACTGCGCTCATCTCCACAGAGCTAGCAGCCCACTCTACACCACTAAGGTAATAGAGACCATCGTGAAGAATAATGGGAGGCAAAGGCCTAGAAGAACCAGCAGTAGCATAGCTGGGAAAAGCTTGCCACTCAATCACTTGGACAGAGTAGTAAGACTTAAACAGCGTCTTTAGCTCCTTTCGGTCTAGAGGCCTTTGAGACAGCACTCGCCACACTGCAGCTTCCTGAGGAGGTTTGCGGCGAAAGCCAACCGATACATTAACCGGGCATATATTTTCTaaactatggaatatagcatCTGGTGTGTCCACGGAGAGGATACTTGAAAAGGGAAAAAGTTTGGGATCTACAAAACCAAAGTAGGAGGAATTGAGATAGCCATGGACAATGGAAGTAACTACTCGATGGTAAGAACCCACAGGCTCAGGAAGAGAAGGCTGGAGGTTCAGAAACGAAATGGGGTATCCAGATTTGTGCAACGGGGCAGCCACGATCACCAAGTCATAGTAATCTGAACCAAGAGTTCCCTCCTGCTCATACTGGACTTCATACAGGGGCTTCTTCTCTGTGAAGGAATCAGAATAAAGGGAGCAGTGAAAAATGCAAGAATAAGTCACAGCAGAGCTTTCCCAACTAGATATAATCTACTAGCCCACATTTATGAAATGACAGAGGTTGTCTCATGAACACTATCCCTTTTCATCTACCCTATAAGGACATACAAACATCATAGGGGGTAAGAACTGTTCCATGTGTGCATGGCTCATGTCAGACAATGCCCAAATTATCACTTCTACACTTGTAAATGATGTTAGAGTTACATTTAGGTGAATGTGAGAACTGTTGAATACAGTAAACGTTAGTAAGTAAATGTGGTTTCTGATGTACCGAGTAGTAACGCAAGAGATCTTACTGCGGCACATACATGGAGCGTACAGCAtcaagccttaggctacatgcacatgacagtgaaaaacagacatgtGATGTACATTTTTCTAACGGCCATCACACAtctgttttaagaccaatggtagtctatggggttattcacatggcagatttgttgactatcagtgaaaaacggacgtaaaaaaatagaacatattttatcttgtccgtttttcactgacagactgcccccatacaattgaatgggtccatttTTAACGTCCGTctgtcagaaaggcatcagtgaaataaATGTCCATTAAAAAtgtccgtgtgcatgtagccttagggtccattcacacgtccgcaaatgggtccgcatcccttcCGCAATATCGGAAACGggcgcggacccatttattctctatggggccggaagagatgcggagagcacactacgtgctctccgcatctgcatttccggagcgcagctACGAACTTCCGGGCTTCGGGCCCCGAACTTCTGGGCcacagctccgcaaaaaaatagaacatgtcctattcttgtccgcaattctggacaagaataggcagttctatggggggtggcGGCCGGGTGCATTCCGGAGCCGCAGTACACTACGGACATGTTAATGGACCctttcacatgtccgcaaaatgggtctgcatccgttccgcaattttgcggaacaggtgcgtacCCATAAAATTTTTAattgaatgtgctgtccgcatccgcggatccgcacttccgcatccgtgcttccgtttctgcaaaaaaatagaacatgtcctattcttgtccacaattgcagacgagattaggcattttctattatagtgtcggcgatgtgcggtccgcaaattgccggtgtccgtgttttgcggatctttaAAACACAtaaggatgtgtgaatggacccttacactgcaAGGCTGTGGCTCCCTCTGGTGGAGACTATAAAGCATTGCATAACACTGGAAAGTCTGGGCTAAACACATGCAATCCAAAAGCTGCAGCACTCAATGATACAGTTAAAGTTCTCATTTAACCATAATGGGTACATATGTCCATGTGGCCTAGATTTTTCACTCAAGCCTTAATTCTATTTGGATTTCGGAATGTCTTTTCATGTCTTCTGGATTGCATTTATTGGGACCAATTCTTTAGCATCTTTACTGAGAGGTCTACCATGTAACTGCCATCAGCCTACAAAGTGACGGATTTCAGGTGGGACAGGATCAGTTAGCAGTTTCTTCACCATTTTAATATTTTGTCATGCAAAAGCCTCTCTCTATTCACAGAATGCAATCATTTCATAATTCAAGTGATTAATCGCTCAATTTTGGTGAAGAAACAATTATATGAAATAGAAAACAGATATGCTTTTTAGTAGATTGAAAGATCACACTTTATAATTTTGACTCCAAAAGAGAAGATAAGTTAAAAGGTGTGCTTCCTAGGAGATAAATGTGTGATCACTGCAGGCCTGATCACCAGATCAGTCCCCTGAGCGAACAGAACACGTCCATTATTTGTGGACCGCTGTCTTTAGCTGCTTTTGAATTCCCTGTAAGTGCACTTGTCACAGGGATCATTGCTCCCTGTGACAAATGCTCCTCTTACACCAACAGGACTCTACTACAGGGTCTGAAAGTGGCTGACCAGTAGATGTAGTCCAGGTGCACACTTGTAAGGCTGAGAATCATGCGTTGCTCTGTTACTCTGCGATTCCTCCTGCATAAAATGCCAACTGAGTGTGATCATTCTGTTTGTCAATGGGGCATATCCTTACACAGCCTGACACTGCCCAGTCAATTCTGGGACAGACTCTATAAGGACTGTCAAACCTACTAATGAAAATTATTAAGAGTTACACACGCTGCACCATGGTCATGCTAGAGAAAACCCAATACCTGCGTTGTGTAGAGACACCGACGTCACCCTCGCGTGGATCACATTAGCCTTTGACAGCTTCAGCAGACCCGAACAAACCAGCTTATTACCACCTTCTATAGACCACATATTTCCCTGAGCTCCAGCCAAAGACATGACGCCTAAGAGAAAAAGAACATGTGACAGCTTAACTAGAATAAAGCGTACGGGATTGACCGATTATCGaagttaccgatattatcgggcgatattcatgattttcaaagttatcggtatcggcatctaaccaTGCCAATAATGCGTCCAGCGCGCTATAACAGAACTTGAACGAGCTGCTGTCAgcgcgccatgttccctcagcagcacaggggagaaggagtcactctctccccctatgccgcgctgccaatgaggagagacgggaggaggggcgggcgcactgcgccacaaatgataattaacgtctaatacaaatacaggaggcggtgcccagactatatgacaggaagctgcaatcagcggcagttaacccctcaggtgccacacctgaggggttaactgctgctgctgatcgcagctccctgtcagaggcagggtgctggctatgtgattctgcgccGACACACCCGCCCCCTGTTAATTATCATTTgcagcgcagtgcgccctcccccccacctctcagtattaaaaacattggtggcaaagTGCgccctcccacccccccccccaccattataaaaatcattggtggcgcagtgcgccctcctgcccaccccccagtattaaaatcattggtggcagtggccacagggtcccctcctcttcattgttggcagtggcagcttctgatcggagccccagcagtgtaagcctggggctccgatcggttaccatggcagccaggacgctactgaagccctgactgccatggtaatctccctgctgctgtgtgtactatgcacagggagcaggtagagtgtgaagtcctattcaccctaatagagctctattagggtgaataggacaagggattaaaagatcccaggttataGCACCTAAGGGGgatatagttattaaataaaaagtaaaaataaataaataaataaaaaatatcaaaaaaacaccacaatattaagtataaatcaccccctttcccaattttacatatacaatatataaacaataaataaacatatcacatagtgccacatccgaaaagtccaaactttaaaaataattttttatttttttaaatctccgtaaaagcgccgtaacagaaatgtattattattatttttcaaatgaaaatgcacagaatatcggtataagttatcggctatcggcctgaaagttcacaggttatccGCTATAAAAAAATCCactatcggtcgatccctacaacTACAGCAGATCCAACTATTACAGCACTTCGTTCGTTCACAACACATCTTTGTTGAAGTGGACAAGTTAAGATGCAGCTGAACTGGTCAGAAAAAGCGCCCGTTAAACCAGAGAAATACATCCAAGgagttaagaaaattaaaatacttaaatattactttattataaaaatattctcaaatacctttcattttttataatggttcgttttgtctggggagcaatcagtaggggaaacaaaatggccgctgtcccattagttcacacaaaacctgtcctgatcccacataaggacaagttactttacaacactgaggtgaagagctgccttaggccccttgcagacaagcgtgtccggatgcgttgtgaatgtgttcagtgaaaaatttgcaatttcgcaggcaaagtcattcagttttgcctgcgaacGCATTCAGTTATTGAGTTTATattgcgcgggtgcgatgcgttttgcacgtgtgtgataaaaaactgaatgtatacaaaaaaacatctcttagcaaccatccgtgaaaaatgcatcgcatccgcacttgcttgcggataggattttcacgcagcgccattcacttttatggggctggCGTTTCGtgtaaatcgcagaatatagaacatgcgtgaaaaccaatgcacatgtacagtacacagccccattgaagtgaatgggtccggattgcgtgcgggcgcaatgcgttcgcatcacgcattgcacccacgcagaaaactcgctcgtctgcaaggggccttatcctcctctctgctctacatgtcagggattatgatcctgaatacagatgataagaactttagctgaatctctgtaggaatggagttcatgaggagacatgaagtacagagaggacggacaggacagactgtggtaatgaatgtggggctgtggtaatggagactgctgctcattacccacacctcaccctcctctcatgtctactaatcatctccattcccacagagattcacctgcattcaggatcatgattcctgacaagcagagcagaggaggatgaggcagctctttagttcattgtggtgaagtaacttgtcttcctgtgtgattaggaacaGGTTTTGTCTGTATTAATAGGACGATGGCCATTTTATATCGCCTAATGATTGCTcctcagacaaaacgagccattataactaatgaaatgtatttgggaaaaTATTTAGAATAAACTACTATTtaagtattacattttttttttattcctggagaacccctttaagctggtgtcacggctgtgtcatggtctggtggtagtggactgtGACACTTTAGCCATGCATGCTTGTTGTTTGTTGCAtgtttggacactttccctttaagtctggTTCCCTTCCCATTGCTGGTGTATATTGGGTTAAGGTGTGAGCAAgttggagctgggtgtggcctcttggctcttatAGTACTGGTGTTTGGAGCCTGAGGTTTTAGAAGTCAGCTTCTGGTTGAGCTGGAGTTATTCTGCCATCCTGGACCTTTCCATCTGTCcagcttgagggccaccttgttgaacATAGTCTTTTGGTGTTGTTTGTCCAGCATGAATGCAAGGCGTTTCCCTGTGTGTTGTCCTCCGGAACGGGGTctcagggttccccggagggggaaccaaaagtcaagtcagtgagctgttgctggagtgctggttcaTATGCGTGTCAGTACGTACTGAGGCCGGGATAGTGTTCGGATTGCAGTCTCtttgcatgggttccagttcACATCTCCAGGTGCTTACCTGCCAATCTGGTTTTTGCTCATTGGCTTTCCCTTCCTTTGCtgctaggcctgtgggagacgcCGGTTCATCCATGTCTTGGGTGAAC
The Bufo gargarizans isolate SCDJY-AF-19 chromosome 2, ASM1485885v1, whole genome shotgun sequence genome window above contains:
- the PCYOX1L gene encoding prenylcysteine oxidase-like — encoded protein: MAPLVLLIAVVTQLCAGQPGPPDPPGRIAVIGAGIGGSAVTYFLHQQFGPQVQIDVYEADRVGGRLATLTVNSQQYECGSPSMHSLNLHMQDFVKLLGIKHRKEVAGKSAIFNGEHLVLEETDWYLLNLFRLWWHYGISFLRLQMWVEEAMEKFLRVYKYQAHEYAFSTIEGLLRSLGGDHFVNMTQRSVGESLQGIGVSQRFIDDVISAVMKASYGQSVSIPALVGVMSLAGAQGNMWSIEGGNKLVCSGLLKLSKANVIHARVTSVSLHNAEKKPLYEVQYEQEGTLGSDYYDLVIVAAPLHKSGYPISFLNLQPSLPEPVGSYHRVVTSIVHGYLNSSYFGFVDPKLFPFSSILSVDTPDAIFHSLENICPVNVSVGFRRKPPQEAAVWRVLSQRPLDRKELKTLFKSYYSVQVIEWQAFPSYATAGSSRPLPPIILHDGLYYLSGVEWAASSVEMSAVAAKNVALLAFNRWFELNEKIDQQDLMHKLKTEL